A stretch of Christensenellaceae bacterium DNA encodes these proteins:
- a CDS encoding PTS sugar transporter subunit IID: MSENKTASMIIKKYAKRWFIDGMGAMALGLFASLIIGLIISQIATIPGLSVLSQFTEVLSAQSPVVGAAIGVAIAYGLKNKPLVIFSSAATGAFGYAMGGPVGAYVAALVGAEIGRLVAGKTPVDIIVSPIVTILSGCFVGMLVGPPLNTFMTWLGDFVNSATILAPLPMGIIVSVIVGMVLTLPISSAALCIMMGISGIAAGAAVAGCCANMIGFAVMSFKENGWGGFLAQGLGTSMLQVPNILRRPQIWIPPIVASAVVGPISTMVFQMTNTPTGAGMGTSGLVGQFGAWAAMGATTPAPMLIFEIALVHFILPAVITLAVAAILRRVGWIRPQDLKLEMMN; the protein is encoded by the coding sequence ATGTCAGAAAACAAAACAGCATCTATGATCATCAAAAAGTACGCCAAGAGGTGGTTCATCGACGGTATGGGCGCGATGGCGCTGGGTCTTTTTGCCAGCCTGATCATCGGCCTCATCATCTCCCAGATCGCGACCATCCCTGGTCTTTCGGTTCTTTCCCAGTTCACGGAAGTACTCAGTGCGCAATCCCCTGTCGTGGGTGCAGCGATCGGCGTCGCGATCGCGTATGGCCTTAAAAACAAACCCCTCGTCATTTTCTCGTCTGCCGCCACAGGCGCTTTCGGCTATGCCATGGGCGGCCCTGTAGGCGCTTATGTCGCGGCGCTGGTAGGCGCGGAAATCGGCAGGCTAGTCGCAGGCAAAACGCCGGTGGATATTATTGTATCGCCCATCGTGACCATCCTCTCCGGATGTTTTGTCGGTATGCTCGTCGGACCGCCATTAAACACTTTCATGACGTGGCTGGGCGATTTTGTAAATTCGGCGACAATACTTGCTCCGCTTCCGATGGGTATCATCGTTTCCGTGATCGTGGGAATGGTATTAACGCTTCCCATCAGTTCCGCCGCCTTATGTATCATGATGGGTATCAGCGGCATCGCTGCGGGCGCGGCCGTCGCCGGCTGCTGCGCGAATATGATCGGCTTTGCGGTTATGAGCTTTAAAGAAAACGGCTGGGGCGGATTTTTGGCGCAGGGCCTTGGAACGTCCATGCTGCAGGTCCCGAATATTTTGCGCAGGCCGCAGATCTGGATTCCGCCCATCGTTGCCTCGGCCGTTGTCGGACCAATCTCTACGATGGTATTCCAGATGACAAATACGCCCACCGGCGCCGGTATGGGCACGTCCGGACTTGTCGGGCAATTTGGCGCATGGGCCGCTATGGGCGCAACCACGCCAGCTCCCATGCTTATTTTCGAAATCGCACTCGTGCATTTTATCCTGCCAGCAGTGATTACGCTTGCGGTTGCGGCCATCCTTCGCAGAGTCGGCTGGATTCGCCCGCAGGATTTAAAGCTTGAAATGATGAATTAG
- the thiI gene encoding putative tRNA sulfurtransferase, whose product MLLLVRYGEIHLKGLNRPHFEALQLAAIKRALRDFPGVKTQKGYGRFYVTDIAEEDMPRVIEAIKKVFGLHSISPAVEMEKDMESINQTMVRIMREYMEQKGIAHATFKVEAKRADKRFPLSSMQLAASLGGTLLEAIPALSVDVHNPQITAHIEVREKCYGYVDIIPCAGGMPQRSNGRAMLLLSGGIDSPVAGYMIAKRGVELSAVHYHSFPYTSEAAKQKVIDLAKIVSQYAGRIRLHVVSFTDIQMQIYEKCPHEMLVIIMRRFMMRIAQELAKLDNAQAIVTGESIGQVASQTMESIGVTNSVVTDMPVFRPLIGMDKQDIIGIADKIGTYETSILPYEDCCTVFVPKHPTTRPKLERIMEEESVLDIETLIQEAVAGAELIRID is encoded by the coding sequence ATGTTATTACTGGTACGCTATGGCGAAATACATTTAAAAGGCCTTAACAGGCCGCATTTTGAGGCGCTGCAACTGGCGGCGATCAAGCGTGCGCTGCGGGATTTTCCGGGTGTGAAAACGCAAAAGGGATACGGGCGTTTTTATGTGACGGATATTGCGGAAGAAGATATGCCGCGCGTCATTGAAGCAATAAAAAAGGTATTTGGGCTGCATTCCATTTCGCCTGCGGTGGAAATGGAAAAAGATATGGAATCCATCAATCAGACGATGGTCCGTATCATGCGGGAATATATGGAACAAAAAGGCATTGCGCACGCGACGTTCAAAGTAGAAGCAAAGCGTGCGGACAAGCGTTTTCCACTATCGTCTATGCAGCTTGCGGCAAGCCTTGGGGGAACTCTTTTGGAGGCGATTCCGGCCCTAAGCGTAGACGTGCACAACCCGCAGATCACGGCGCATATCGAAGTGCGCGAAAAATGTTACGGATATGTGGATATTATCCCCTGCGCGGGCGGTATGCCGCAGCGTTCGAATGGGCGCGCCATGCTGCTGTTATCAGGCGGGATCGACAGTCCCGTGGCAGGATACATGATCGCCAAACGCGGGGTGGAGCTTTCGGCGGTGCATTATCACAGTTTTCCGTATACGAGCGAAGCGGCTAAGCAAAAGGTAATAGATCTGGCGAAAATTGTATCGCAGTATGCGGGGCGTATCAGGCTCCATGTAGTGAGTTTTACGGACATCCAGATGCAAATTTATGAGAAATGTCCGCATGAAATGCTGGTAATCATCATGCGGCGGTTTATGATGCGTATTGCGCAGGAACTGGCCAAACTTGACAATGCGCAGGCGATCGTAACCGGAGAAAGCATCGGGCAGGTCGCAAGCCAAACGATGGAAAGTATCGGAGTGACCAACAGCGTGGTCACCGACATGCCTGTGTTTCGTCCGTTGATTGGCATGGATAAGCAGGACATCATCGGGATCGCGGACAAAATCGGTACTTATGAAACGTCCATCCTGCCATACGAGGATTGCTGCACGGTCTTCGTGCCCAAGCATCCTACGACACGGCCTAAGTTGGAGAGGATCATGGAGGAAGAAAGCGTTCTTGATATTGAAACGCTAATACAAGAAGCAGTAGCCGGCGCGGAGCTGATCAGGATCGACTGA
- the nifS_2 gene encoding cysteine desulfurase yields the protein MFTGVNITAKYDIIRFMQKIYLDNAATTQPLAECNDIYLKYAQELWQNPSALYADATRVQKEEDDAKAVLLRAFGASGHRCLFTSCGSESANMVILRGARIKKGMNYVCGGAEHPCVEESFKYLAQQGCPVTFLKPDRHGIITPEQVSEAVDENTALVSVMHVNNETGAKNDIEKIASAVKMKNPQALFHADGVQAYCKERLSNTAHIDYYTVSAHKLHAHKGTGAVFYRENAPLKPYILGGGQESGLRSGTQNTLGIFSFATAVCYFMENVTPAHFEHLREVFLDACAKIPDIVVLTPQERGRSCLHILNLSILGVRGETLLHTLEARGICISTGSACSSKKGKSRIAKALSLTEEEAEGAIRVSFSPFTTQEEVLTAAKEIAKGAELLRRFKRK from the coding sequence TTGTTTACCGGCGTGAATATAACGGCAAAATATGATATAATACGGTTTATGCAGAAAATTTATCTGGACAATGCGGCGACGACACAGCCGCTTGCGGAATGCAACGATATTTACCTCAAATATGCACAGGAGCTTTGGCAAAATCCCTCGGCGCTTTATGCGGACGCGACGCGCGTGCAAAAGGAAGAGGACGATGCAAAGGCTGTATTGCTGCGCGCGTTTGGCGCGAGCGGCCATAGGTGCCTTTTTACCAGCTGCGGGTCGGAAAGCGCCAACATGGTTATTCTGCGCGGCGCACGGATAAAAAAGGGAATGAATTATGTGTGCGGCGGAGCGGAGCATCCGTGTGTGGAAGAAAGCTTTAAATATTTGGCGCAGCAGGGGTGTCCCGTTACGTTTTTAAAACCCGACAGGCACGGCATAATCACGCCGGAGCAGGTGTCGGAGGCCGTCGACGAAAATACCGCGCTGGTAAGCGTGATGCACGTCAATAACGAGACGGGCGCGAAAAACGATATTGAAAAAATCGCTTCTGCGGTCAAGATGAAAAACCCGCAGGCGCTTTTCCATGCGGACGGCGTACAGGCGTATTGCAAGGAACGCCTAAGCAACACGGCTCATATTGATTACTATACGGTGAGCGCGCATAAACTGCATGCGCATAAGGGAACGGGAGCTGTTTTTTACCGCGAAAATGCGCCGCTCAAGCCATACATACTGGGTGGCGGACAGGAGAGCGGGCTGCGCAGCGGCACGCAGAATACGTTGGGGATTTTTTCGTTCGCCACGGCAGTGTGCTATTTTATGGAGAATGTGACGCCTGCCCATTTTGAACATTTGCGGGAAGTGTTTTTGGATGCCTGCGCAAAGATTCCGGATATTGTCGTGTTAACGCCGCAGGAACGCGGCCGGTCCTGCTTGCATATTCTGAACCTGTCGATACTGGGGGTACGGGGAGAAACGCTTCTGCATACGCTGGAGGCGCGGGGAATTTGTATTTCCACAGGTTCGGCATGTTCGTCCAAAAAGGGAAAAAGCAGGATCGCAAAGGCGCTCTCATTGACGGAAGAGGAAGCAGAGGGCGCGATACGCGTCAGTTTTTCGCCGTTTACCACGCAGGAAGAGGTATTGACTGCGGCGAAAGAGATCGCAAAGGGCGCGGAGTTATTGCGGCGTTTTAAGAGAAAATAG
- a CDS encoding two-component sensor histidine kinase, with amino-acid sequence MIKTIFGKIMLLFMAIIMVSLFISGMMMSWVVRNAYLDDSEQQMLSVANDVDTLLSFYKSNYLTFNQMAAQILVKAETNKDVIWIVNSDGTVWQAVDPSGQTSVTNEEIQMYFEDMIAELQKGNAVKVVTEESNFFNTPVITVAKPVMSDTTVTGYVFVHKKIGELEASLMAMYRQIVLAACISAALGIILTYLFSKSMLRPLSVVNTGAKQLAKGRFDIRLDVSSKDEIGQLADTFNSVASELRKYEATRESLVANVSHELRSPLTSMQGLLQGVIDGTIPREEAEHYLGVVLDETKRLGLLISDMLDLAKIESGQFPMQIEKVELSELLRRTLITFESKIEAKKLEVSVDLPDEKQYVYADENRLKQVLHNVIENAIKFVNEGGELKVSTLATEASIFVNINNSGEPIPREDLPYLFDRFYKIDKSHSRAKEGTGIGLSIVKNILKEHGQKIWVTSNAQDGTTFTFTLKKV; translated from the coding sequence ATGATCAAAACGATTTTTGGAAAAATCATGCTGCTTTTCATGGCCATTATCATGGTCTCTTTGTTTATCTCCGGCATGATGATGAGCTGGGTCGTGCGCAACGCCTATCTCGACGACAGCGAACAGCAGATGCTGAGCGTTGCGAACGATGTGGACACCTTGCTGTCTTTTTATAAAAGCAACTACCTGACGTTCAACCAAATGGCTGCGCAAATCCTGGTGAAAGCGGAAACGAATAAAGACGTGATCTGGATCGTGAACAGCGACGGCACGGTATGGCAGGCGGTGGACCCAAGCGGCCAGACGAGCGTTACCAACGAAGAAATACAGATGTATTTTGAGGATATGATCGCCGAGTTGCAAAAGGGGAATGCGGTCAAAGTCGTAACAGAGGAATCCAACTTTTTCAATACGCCGGTGATTACGGTAGCAAAGCCCGTTATGTCGGATACGACGGTAACGGGATACGTTTTTGTACATAAAAAGATAGGCGAGCTGGAAGCTTCGCTGATGGCGATGTACCGTCAAATCGTATTGGCGGCATGTATTTCCGCCGCCCTTGGCATTATTCTTACCTACCTGTTTTCCAAGTCCATGCTGCGGCCGCTTTCCGTCGTCAATACCGGCGCGAAGCAACTGGCAAAGGGACGTTTTGATATTCGGCTGGACGTGTCGTCAAAGGATGAGATCGGCCAGCTTGCAGATACGTTTAACAGCGTTGCGAGCGAACTCAGAAAATATGAGGCGACGCGCGAGAGCCTGGTGGCCAATGTGTCGCACGAGCTGCGGAGTCCGCTTACATCCATGCAAGGACTGCTGCAGGGCGTGATCGACGGAACGATCCCGCGCGAAGAAGCGGAACATTATCTGGGCGTTGTGCTGGACGAGACCAAGCGCCTCGGCCTGCTTATCAGCGATATGCTGGATCTGGCCAAAATAGAATCAGGACAGTTTCCCATGCAAATCGAAAAAGTGGAGCTGAGCGAGCTTTTGCGGCGGACGCTGATTACGTTTGAAAGTAAAATCGAGGCAAAGAAGCTTGAAGTGTCCGTTGATCTGCCGGACGAAAAACAGTATGTTTATGCGGACGAAAACCGCTTAAAACAGGTGCTGCATAATGTTATAGAAAACGCGATCAAGTTTGTAAACGAAGGCGGGGAGCTCAAGGTTTCCACGTTGGCTACCGAGGCGAGTATATTTGTCAATATCAATAACTCGGGCGAACCAATCCCCAGGGAAGACCTGCCATATCTGTTCGACAGGTTTTATAAAATCGACAAGTCGCATTCGCGTGCGAAAGAAGGCACGGGGATCGGGCTATCTATCGTCAAAAATATTTTAAAGGAGCACGGCCAGAAAATCTGGGTTACGTCGAATGCGCAGGACGGTACGACGTTTACGTTTACGCTGAAAAAGGTATAA
- a CDS encoding DNA-binding response regulator yields the protein MANQNILIIDDDKNIREVVKLYLRKEGYEVTEAADGAIGFDLFMGRTYDLVLLDIMMPVQDGIETMKKIREKSNIPVIMLTAKDDTFDKVLSLELGADDYVVKPFDPKELVARVKAVIRRSTQEEKTDVLEYPDLKIDIQNYQVIYKEKELQMPPKEIELLHFLAARPNKVFTRDQLLEQVWGFEYFGDSRTVDVHVKRLREKFDENEPWQIKTVWGVGYKFEV from the coding sequence ATGGCGAATCAAAATATTTTAATCATTGACGATGATAAAAACATCAGGGAAGTTGTAAAATTATATTTGCGCAAGGAAGGCTATGAAGTAACGGAAGCGGCGGACGGCGCGATTGGCTTTGATCTTTTTATGGGACGGACGTACGATCTTGTGCTGCTCGACATCATGATGCCCGTACAGGACGGCATAGAGACCATGAAAAAAATACGCGAAAAGAGCAACATACCGGTGATTATGCTCACGGCCAAGGACGATACCTTTGATAAGGTGCTTTCCTTAGAGCTGGGAGCGGACGATTATGTGGTTAAGCCTTTTGATCCCAAGGAGCTCGTTGCGCGCGTTAAGGCAGTCATACGCCGCAGCACGCAGGAAGAGAAAACGGATGTGCTCGAATATCCGGACCTTAAGATCGATATACAGAACTATCAGGTGATCTATAAGGAAAAAGAGTTGCAAATGCCGCCCAAAGAGATCGAATTGCTGCATTTCCTGGCCGCGCGCCCCAACAAGGTGTTTACGCGCGACCAGCTTTTGGAGCAGGTATGGGGCTTTGAGTATTTTGGCGACTCCCGTACGGTGGACGTACATGTAAAGCGCCTGCGCGAGAAATTTGATGAAAATGAGCCGTGGCAGATCAAAACGGTGTGGGGCGTAGGGTACAAGTTCGAGGTCTAG
- a CDS encoding endonuclease MutS2, producing MNIPKSLEFDNILEKLAEKTVSQAGAQAALKIRPESTMEAARALMEKTMEAETLLLKRPSYPVCSFAVISAELRRMKTGASLSGGEILRVAGVFKAAKLAAPLANDDSARIISQMAKELFFDDGLLKRVDDCIISDEEIADGASQELARVRREMRKENEYIKDKLQSMIRSQGESKYLQDAIITQRNGRYVVPVKSEYKANVSGIVHEKSASGATLFIEPASVVEANNRIRELQAAEAKEIARILAELTASLNVYREEIKTDVAVLTELDILFAKASLGLEMKAVPANFNETGELSINAGRHPLIPAEKVVPVSLTLSGGIRSLVITGPNTGGKTVMLKMIGLFAIMAQAGLFIPAKSPVKLPVFEGVFADIGDEQSIEQSLSTFSAHMKSIIFALRHADGRSLVLLDELGAGTDPQEGSALAQAVLAELKEKGCMTIATTHIGELKAFANERDGFENASMEFDAATLTPTYRLIMGVAGHSNAILISQRLGLPKEVVAAAQSFMNAEHLEYGRLIEAAEKAEKRARKMQKDAKEELQKARDERRKAEQTAQKAAEKRKQILAKANEKAIEILDDARETAEDAIAEAKQLKKKDEAGRTLSTKKVRDKISGKKQSIEQHNKLRKKEKTLTAENIHVGDTVTILAMDAPATVLKLPNAKGMVRLQAGIMQVDMHVSELGSGKEETPKKGVRTSHVQLEARRQVSMEIDLHGQAVDDALIILDKYLDDAFLSGLGEVTVIHGRGTGVLRKGVQEYLRTHPHVKSFRPGKYGEGDIGVTIVTLK from the coding sequence ATGAATATACCGAAATCTTTGGAATTTGATAATATACTGGAAAAGCTGGCCGAAAAGACGGTTTCGCAGGCCGGCGCTCAGGCTGCGCTTAAAATACGGCCCGAAAGTACGATGGAAGCAGCACGGGCATTGATGGAAAAGACGATGGAAGCGGAAACGCTGCTCTTAAAGCGGCCGTCGTATCCGGTTTGTTCCTTTGCGGTCATCAGCGCGGAACTGCGGCGTATGAAAACGGGCGCAAGTCTATCCGGCGGCGAAATTTTGCGCGTTGCCGGCGTTTTTAAAGCGGCGAAGCTGGCTGCTCCGCTTGCGAATGACGATTCGGCGCGCATCATCTCCCAAATGGCCAAGGAACTTTTTTTTGACGACGGGCTTTTGAAACGGGTGGACGATTGCATCATCTCGGACGAGGAAATCGCGGACGGAGCTTCTCAGGAGCTTGCGCGCGTGCGCAGGGAAATGCGCAAGGAAAACGAATATATCAAGGATAAACTGCAATCGATGATCCGCTCGCAGGGAGAATCGAAATATTTACAGGACGCCATTATCACCCAGCGTAACGGCAGGTACGTCGTGCCGGTCAAGTCGGAATATAAGGCGAATGTTTCAGGTATCGTGCATGAAAAGAGCGCGTCCGGCGCAACGCTGTTCATCGAGCCGGCCAGCGTTGTGGAAGCGAATAACCGTATCCGTGAGCTGCAAGCCGCCGAAGCCAAGGAGATCGCACGTATCTTAGCGGAGCTCACTGCCAGTCTGAACGTATACCGCGAGGAAATCAAGACGGACGTTGCGGTGCTTACAGAGCTGGATATATTGTTTGCCAAGGCGTCGCTCGGACTCGAAATGAAAGCGGTTCCGGCAAATTTCAATGAGACGGGGGAGCTTTCTATAAACGCCGGGAGGCATCCGCTGATTCCTGCGGAAAAGGTCGTTCCCGTATCGCTCACCTTATCAGGCGGTATCCGCTCGTTGGTCATAACCGGACCGAATACGGGCGGGAAAACCGTAATGCTCAAAATGATCGGACTTTTCGCGATCATGGCCCAGGCCGGCCTTTTTATTCCGGCAAAATCGCCGGTAAAGCTGCCTGTGTTCGAGGGGGTTTTCGCGGATATTGGGGATGAACAAAGCATCGAACAGTCGTTATCTACATTTTCCGCGCACATGAAAAGTATCATTTTTGCGCTCAGGCACGCCGACGGCCGTTCCCTGGTGCTGCTGGATGAACTGGGGGCAGGAACAGACCCGCAGGAGGGCAGCGCGCTTGCCCAGGCAGTGCTTGCGGAATTGAAAGAAAAGGGCTGCATGACGATAGCAACGACGCATATCGGCGAGTTGAAAGCGTTTGCAAACGAACGCGACGGCTTTGAGAATGCGAGTATGGAGTTTGACGCGGCGACGCTTACGCCCACCTACCGTCTGATTATGGGGGTGGCGGGACATTCGAACGCGATTCTTATATCGCAGAGGCTGGGATTGCCGAAAGAGGTCGTCGCGGCGGCGCAGTCTTTTATGAACGCCGAGCATCTGGAATATGGCAGGCTGATCGAAGCGGCGGAAAAAGCGGAAAAGCGCGCGCGCAAAATGCAAAAAGACGCAAAGGAAGAACTGCAAAAGGCGCGGGATGAACGCCGCAAAGCCGAGCAAACCGCGCAGAAAGCGGCGGAAAAGCGCAAACAGATCCTCGCAAAAGCAAATGAAAAGGCAATTGAGATATTAGACGACGCGCGGGAAACGGCGGAGGATGCAATCGCAGAGGCGAAGCAACTGAAAAAGAAAGACGAGGCGGGGCGTACCCTGAGCACCAAAAAAGTGCGGGATAAAATTTCAGGGAAGAAACAGTCCATCGAGCAGCACAACAAGCTCCGGAAAAAGGAAAAAACGCTTACGGCTGAAAATATCCATGTAGGCGATACGGTTACAATTCTGGCGATGGACGCGCCTGCTACCGTGCTGAAACTGCCCAACGCAAAAGGTATGGTGCGGCTGCAGGCAGGGATCATGCAGGTAGATATGCACGTCAGCGAGTTGGGATCGGGGAAAGAGGAAACGCCGAAAAAAGGCGTGAGGACCTCGCATGTTCAGCTTGAGGCGCGGAGGCAGGTATCCATGGAGATCGATCTGCACGGACAGGCGGTGGACGACGCGTTGATTATTCTGGATAAATATCTGGACGACGCCTTTCTTTCAGGACTCGGCGAGGTGACGGTGATCCACGGCAGGGGAACGGGCGTTTTGCGCAAAGGCGTACAGGAATATCTGCGTACCCATCCGCATGTGAAAAGTTTTCGCCCAGGCAAATATGGCGAGGGTGATATTGGCGTCACCATTGTGACGCTCAAATAG
- the pheT gene encoding phenylalanine--tRNA ligase beta subunit — protein MLAPYRWICDYADIKSDVKTLADKMVMTGNGVEEIVMLGEDIENVVVGRIEKIEKHPDADKLQICKIDVGDSELLQIVTGADNVFEGAYIPVAKAPAMLPAGPIKKGKLRGVESFGMLCSGGELSLKEEDYPGAGVDGIMILKGEPQIGMDIRELLELKGAVIDFEVGANRPDCLSVIGTAREAAAADDATFHLPETGYKEGAKKTQEMVSVDVRDKDLCTRYIAAGVTDVKIGPSPEWMRVRLREAGIRPINNIVDITNFIMLETGQPMHAFDAEKIRGNQIIVRRAQNGEKMKTLDDKERTFTDNMLLICDKEGPIGVAGVMGGLDSEITENTKTVIFESAKFMYGNIRQTSRALGLSTESSMRFSKGVDASTSMFAMQRALTLVGELAAGSVAQGMIDILSEDLKPKVINVTAAQVNAKLGTQISAKEMQKALQKVYIQTGLIGDELVCTVPTFRGDIYGSADIAEEVARMYGYDNIPETNPVMEVSRGCISMTEAKTDRMKDYLKNNGFLECITYSFTGAQDYEKLGIDMPKAVRILNPLGDDTAYMRTTLVPHMLNVVSLNQNRKNANLQLFETSRVYYPVDGEPLPREVPTLIMAAYGDKDFFDLKGTVENIALLLCGSPVRCERSEETWLHPGVSADLYIGEEKIGVMGRVHPAVMKTFEIPQNTVIAQIDLFKLFAAEKADIKYKQLPRFPAATRDLAVLVGKETGAGDMMQAIFKAGGKRVEQVELFDVYEGEKIGAGKKSVAFSISMRSSDGTMTDEEVEHVMQKILRVLGERFDASLRAE, from the coding sequence ATGTTAGCACCATATCGATGGATCTGCGATTATGCAGACATAAAATCAGACGTTAAAACGCTCGCGGATAAGATGGTCATGACCGGAAACGGCGTGGAAGAAATCGTAATGCTGGGCGAAGATATTGAGAATGTCGTTGTTGGAAGAATCGAAAAAATCGAAAAGCATCCGGACGCGGACAAGCTGCAAATCTGTAAAATCGACGTGGGAGACAGCGAGCTTCTGCAGATCGTTACCGGCGCGGACAATGTTTTTGAGGGCGCATATATTCCGGTGGCCAAAGCACCGGCCATGTTGCCGGCCGGCCCGATTAAAAAGGGCAAGCTGCGCGGTGTGGAATCCTTTGGCATGTTATGTTCGGGCGGCGAACTGAGCTTAAAAGAAGAGGATTATCCGGGCGCGGGCGTCGACGGCATTATGATCCTGAAAGGCGAGCCGCAGATAGGGATGGATATTCGGGAGCTGCTCGAGCTTAAGGGCGCGGTCATTGATTTTGAAGTAGGCGCGAACAGGCCGGACTGTCTCTCTGTTATCGGAACGGCGCGCGAAGCCGCCGCCGCTGACGACGCAACTTTCCATTTGCCGGAAACGGGATATAAGGAGGGCGCAAAGAAAACGCAGGAGATGGTCAGCGTCGACGTACGGGATAAGGATTTGTGTACGCGCTATATCGCGGCGGGCGTTACGGATGTGAAGATCGGACCGTCGCCCGAATGGATGCGCGTACGCTTGCGTGAAGCGGGAATACGCCCCATCAATAATATCGTTGACATCACGAATTTCATCATGCTGGAAACGGGCCAGCCGATGCATGCGTTTGACGCGGAAAAAATACGTGGAAACCAGATCATCGTGCGCCGTGCGCAAAATGGCGAAAAGATGAAAACACTCGACGATAAGGAACGTACGTTTACGGACAATATGCTGCTGATCTGCGATAAGGAAGGCCCGATCGGCGTAGCCGGCGTTATGGGGGGGCTGGATTCGGAGATTACGGAAAATACAAAAACGGTTATCTTTGAATCGGCAAAGTTTATGTACGGAAATATCCGCCAGACGTCCCGCGCTTTAGGACTTTCGACGGAAAGCTCCATGCGCTTTTCCAAGGGAGTGGATGCGAGCACGTCGATGTTTGCCATGCAGCGCGCATTGACGCTTGTCGGCGAGCTTGCTGCAGGCAGCGTCGCGCAGGGAATGATCGATATTCTGAGCGAGGACTTAAAACCAAAGGTCATCAATGTGACTGCGGCGCAGGTAAACGCTAAGCTGGGCACGCAGATTTCCGCCAAGGAAATGCAGAAAGCCCTGCAAAAGGTATACATCCAGACGGGGCTTATCGGCGACGAGCTTGTGTGTACTGTCCCAACGTTTCGGGGCGATATTTACGGCAGCGCGGATATTGCGGAAGAAGTGGCGCGGATGTACGGATACGATAATATTCCGGAAACGAATCCGGTGATGGAAGTATCGCGCGGATGTATTTCCATGACGGAAGCCAAGACGGACCGCATGAAAGATTATTTGAAAAATAACGGTTTTCTGGAATGTATAACGTATTCGTTTACCGGAGCGCAGGACTATGAAAAACTGGGGATCGATATGCCAAAGGCGGTCAGGATATTAAACCCGTTAGGCGATGATACGGCGTATATGCGCACGACGCTTGTGCCGCATATGCTAAACGTGGTTTCTTTAAATCAGAACCGGAAAAATGCGAATCTGCAGCTTTTTGAGACGTCGAGGGTATATTATCCCGTCGACGGAGAGCCGCTTCCAAGAGAGGTTCCGACGCTTATCATGGCGGCATATGGGGATAAGGATTTCTTTGACCTGAAAGGAACGGTGGAAAACATTGCCCTTTTATTATGCGGCAGCCCGGTGCGGTGCGAACGTTCGGAGGAGACATGGTTGCACCCAGGCGTTTCTGCGGACCTTTATATCGGTGAGGAGAAGATCGGCGTAATGGGCCGCGTGCATCCCGCGGTGATGAAGACATTTGAAATCCCGCAGAATACGGTGATCGCACAAATCGACCTTTTCAAGCTGTTCGCAGCAGAAAAGGCGGACATCAAATATAAGCAGCTCCCGCGTTTTCCCGCGGCGACGCGCGATCTCGCCGTGCTTGTCGGCAAAGAAACGGGCGCGGGCGATATGATGCAAGCGATCTTTAAGGCGGGCGGAAAGCGTGTGGAGCAGGTCGAGCTGTTCGACGTCTATGAGGGGGAAAAGATAGGCGCGGGCAAGAAGAGCGTCGCTTTTTCGATTTCCATGCGCAGCAGCGACGGCACAATGACGGATGAGGAAGTGGAGCACGTCATGCAAAAGATCCTGCGCGTTTTGGGCGAGCGTTTTGACGCAAGCCTGCGTGCGGAATAA